From a region of the Azospirillum formosense genome:
- a CDS encoding hemerythrin family protein gives MQPSARFPWKSEYTVGNESIDEQHRTLLELAGLLHMAVAAGQGYKIIQNAFAALVKYTAEHFSDEEQFWIDAKSSAVEKHKRLHREITEELLALRFEGPYGVVFCTPNELTNWVEHRLIAHFIEEDQGVYRSLTQGAKRKRTSA, from the coding sequence ATGCAGCCATCCGCCCGATTCCCGTGGAAGTCCGAATACACGGTCGGAAACGAATCCATCGACGAACAGCACCGGACCCTTCTGGAACTGGCCGGGCTGCTGCACATGGCTGTGGCGGCGGGGCAGGGCTACAAGATCATCCAAAACGCCTTCGCCGCCCTGGTCAAGTACACGGCGGAGCATTTCTCCGACGAGGAGCAGTTCTGGATCGACGCCAAGAGCAGCGCCGTCGAGAAGCACAAGCGGCTGCACCGGGAGATCACCGAGGAACTTTTGGCGCTGCGGTTCGAGGGGCCGTACGGGGTGGTCTTCTGCACGCCCAACGAATTGACCAACTGGGTCGAGCATCGGCTGATCGCCCATTTCATCGAAGAGGATCAGGGCGTCTACCGGAGCCTGACCCAAGGCGCCAAGCGGAAGCGGACCTCCGCCTGA
- a CDS encoding GNAT family N-acetyltransferase: MRMKAGWRPMEQADLDRVMAIAEVVHPDYPEDRAVFAERLALYPDGCAMAEQTGAEGDVTCIGYIVLHPGRLGVPPPLDSPLGTLPDSPDCLYLHDVALLPAARGLGLGAAALERMNALAARQGVRWLALTSTPGARAFWDAQGFLPHDGGAGLAAKLASYGGGMTYMTKPVEG, translated from the coding sequence ATGCGGATGAAGGCGGGCTGGCGCCCCATGGAACAGGCGGACCTGGATCGCGTGATGGCCATCGCCGAGGTCGTGCACCCCGATTACCCGGAGGACCGCGCCGTCTTCGCCGAGCGGCTGGCCCTCTACCCGGACGGCTGCGCCATGGCGGAACAGACCGGGGCGGAGGGGGACGTAACCTGCATCGGCTACATCGTCCTGCATCCGGGCCGGCTGGGCGTTCCGCCGCCGCTCGATTCGCCGCTCGGCACGCTGCCGGATTCGCCGGATTGCCTCTACCTGCACGACGTCGCCCTGCTGCCGGCGGCCCGGGGACTGGGGCTGGGAGCGGCGGCGTTGGAGCGCATGAACGCGCTGGCGGCGCGGCAGGGGGTGCGCTGGCTGGCCCTGACCTCCACCCCCGGCGCGCGGGCCTTCTGGGACGCGCAGGGATTCCTGCCCCATGACGGCGGGGCTGGGCTGGCGGCGAAGCTCGCTTCCTACGGCGGCGGGATGACCTACATGACGAAACCGGTGGAAGGCTGA
- the cysQ gene encoding 3'(2'),5'-bisphosphate nucleotidase CysQ has translation MTDTAAASLLPKVRTIAHEAGQVILRFYNDGIDAATKVDGSPVTQADLAAEHVITPALHHIAPGIPVVAEEAVAAGNRPDISGGRFWLVDPLDGTKEFINRNGEFTVNIALIDGGRPVLGVVYAPATGDLYAACGAGTAVHWVEGRHDYPIQVRKPPPDGLTVVASRSHGSGGELEGFLAGYTVKDRVTCGSSLKFCTVASGKADLYPRFGPTSEWDTAAGHAILAAAGGRVEQPDGSPFLYGKADILNPHFVAYGW, from the coding sequence ATGACCGACACCGCCGCGGCGAGCCTGCTGCCCAAGGTGCGGACCATCGCCCACGAAGCGGGTCAGGTGATCCTGCGCTTCTACAACGACGGCATCGACGCCGCCACAAAGGTCGACGGCAGCCCGGTCACCCAGGCCGATCTGGCCGCCGAGCACGTCATCACCCCGGCCCTGCACCACATCGCCCCCGGCATCCCGGTGGTGGCGGAGGAGGCCGTGGCCGCCGGGAACAGGCCGGACATTTCCGGCGGGCGTTTCTGGTTGGTCGATCCGCTCGACGGCACCAAGGAGTTCATCAACCGCAACGGCGAATTCACCGTCAACATCGCCCTGATCGACGGCGGACGACCGGTCCTGGGCGTTGTCTACGCGCCCGCCACCGGTGACCTTTACGCCGCCTGCGGGGCCGGTACCGCCGTCCATTGGGTGGAAGGCCGCCACGACTACCCGATCCAGGTGCGCAAGCCGCCCCCCGACGGCCTGACCGTGGTCGCCAGCCGCTCCCACGGCAGCGGCGGCGAGTTGGAAGGCTTCCTCGCCGGCTACACGGTGAAGGACCGCGTGACCTGCGGCAGCTCGCTGAAATTCTGCACGGTGGCGTCGGGCAAGGCCGACCTCTACCCCCGCTTCGGCCCGACCAGCGAATGGGACACCGCCGCCGGCCACGCCATCCTCGCCGCCGCCGGCGGGCGGGTGGAGCAGCCCGACGGCTCGCCCTTCCTCTACGGCAAGGCCGACATCCTAAACCCCCATTTCGTTGCGTATGGATGGTGA
- a CDS encoding ferritin-like domain-containing protein has translation MVTTLCEAAVAVLTTAAPLEKVRLTRDYAAAWRDGRIAAFGALAPPERPARPERPPLMLPRDMPKRGRGGSAQNRLALLHALAHIELNAIDLAWDIVSRFVGEGMPKGFTDDWVQVADDEARHFQMLEERLNQLGSGYGELPAHDGLWQAATTTAHDLAARLAVVPMVLEARGLDVTPETVRRLREFGDAESAALLQIIHDEEITHVAAGRRWFGHLCAKRGVDPVETWQDLVKRYFRGGLKKPFNVPSRQAADFGPEFYEPIAE, from the coding sequence ATGGTGACGACCCTGTGCGAGGCGGCCGTTGCGGTGCTGACCACCGCGGCGCCGCTGGAGAAGGTGCGCCTGACGCGGGACTACGCCGCGGCGTGGCGCGATGGCCGCATCGCCGCGTTCGGCGCGCTGGCCCCGCCGGAGCGCCCCGCCCGTCCGGAGCGCCCGCCGCTGATGCTGCCCCGCGACATGCCCAAGCGCGGGCGCGGCGGCAGCGCGCAGAACCGTCTCGCCCTGCTGCACGCCCTGGCCCACATCGAGCTGAACGCCATCGACCTCGCCTGGGACATCGTGAGCCGCTTCGTCGGGGAGGGGATGCCCAAGGGCTTCACCGACGACTGGGTGCAGGTCGCCGACGACGAGGCCCGGCATTTCCAGATGCTGGAGGAGCGGCTGAACCAGCTCGGTTCCGGCTATGGCGAGCTGCCGGCCCATGACGGGCTGTGGCAGGCGGCGACGACCACCGCCCACGACCTTGCCGCCCGGCTGGCCGTGGTGCCGATGGTGCTGGAGGCGCGCGGGCTCGACGTGACCCCGGAGACCGTCCGCCGCCTGCGCGAGTTCGGCGACGCGGAGAGCGCCGCCCTGCTCCAGATCATCCACGACGAGGAGATCACCCACGTCGCCGCCGGACGCCGCTGGTTCGGCCATCTCTGCGCCAAGCGCGGCGTGGACCCGGTGGAGACGTGGCAGGATCTGGTGAAGCGGTATTTCCGCGGCGGCCTGAAGAAGCCCTTCAACGTGCCCAGCCGCCAAGCCGCCGACTTCGGCCCGGAATTCTACGAGCCGATCGCGGAGTGA
- a CDS encoding DUF6285 domain-containing protein produces the protein MRTSPNAQELLGITAETFRTDLLPHIPPAQRYTALMIANALGIVQRELAGADEAGHAMLAALALLYGEDADDSLSGADLRQRVEALQHRLCIEIAAGDFDHDGQDVLMECLEEIVQARLGIANPKLLGG, from the coding sequence ATGCGCACCAGCCCGAACGCCCAGGAGCTGCTGGGCATCACCGCGGAAACCTTCCGGACGGACCTGCTTCCCCACATCCCGCCGGCCCAGCGCTACACGGCGCTGATGATCGCCAACGCGCTCGGCATCGTGCAGCGCGAGCTGGCCGGAGCGGACGAGGCCGGCCACGCCATGCTGGCGGCGCTCGCCCTGCTCTACGGCGAGGACGCCGACGACAGCCTGTCCGGCGCCGACCTGCGCCAGCGGGTGGAGGCCCTGCAGCACCGGCTGTGCATCGAGATCGCCGCGGGCGACTTCGATCACGACGGCCAGGATGTGCTGATGGAATGTCTGGAGGAGATCGTCCAGGCCCGGCTGGGCATCGCCAACCCGAAGCTGTTGGGGGGCTGA
- a CDS encoding phosphotransferase family protein, with translation MGALIDGESRPRLESWLAGATGATRVSVADEGTLGGGAISLNLAVTLDIDGGPQAGRHACVLRAQPGGGATSGMKASISKAQEFAVLRAAFGAGVAAPEPIAACGDPAVLGADFYIMRRAEGIGAGHKVVKADQPQRGLARELGRQLGRLHKAGPDTPGLEDLPVPAASPGLDCVHAYRDWLGDLALRDAVLAWGLRWLEIHAPPPGELVLCHRDYRTGNYLVKDGGLTAILDWEFAGFSDPMEDLGWFCARSWRFGRHDREAGGLAGREDFYAGYEETSGRRVDPRAVAYWETAAYMRWAAIAVLQGRRHTSGEERSLELALTGRMLPEIELDLLRHIHGLGLTASAPAAVGAAPAGDADEERVA, from the coding sequence ATGGGCGCACTGATCGACGGGGAAAGCCGGCCGCGGCTGGAATCGTGGCTGGCCGGGGCGACCGGCGCGACGCGCGTGTCGGTGGCCGACGAAGGCACCCTGGGCGGGGGAGCCATCTCGCTCAACCTCGCGGTGACTCTGGACATCGACGGCGGGCCGCAGGCCGGTCGGCACGCCTGCGTGCTGCGCGCCCAGCCGGGCGGCGGCGCCACGTCCGGCATGAAGGCCAGCATCTCCAAGGCGCAGGAGTTCGCCGTGCTGCGCGCCGCCTTCGGCGCCGGGGTGGCCGCGCCCGAACCCATCGCCGCCTGCGGCGACCCGGCGGTCCTCGGCGCCGACTTCTACATCATGCGCCGCGCCGAGGGCATCGGCGCCGGGCACAAGGTGGTGAAGGCCGACCAGCCGCAGCGCGGACTCGCCCGCGAGCTTGGCCGCCAACTCGGCCGCCTGCACAAGGCCGGGCCGGACACGCCGGGGCTGGAGGACCTGCCGGTGCCGGCCGCGTCGCCTGGGCTCGACTGCGTCCACGCCTACCGCGACTGGCTGGGCGATCTGGCGCTGCGGGACGCCGTGCTGGCCTGGGGCCTGCGCTGGCTGGAAATCCACGCGCCGCCGCCGGGCGAACTGGTGCTGTGCCACCGCGACTACCGCACCGGGAACTATCTGGTGAAGGACGGCGGCCTGACCGCCATCCTGGATTGGGAGTTCGCGGGGTTCAGCGATCCCATGGAGGATCTCGGCTGGTTCTGCGCCCGCTCCTGGCGGTTCGGGCGCCACGACCGCGAGGCGGGCGGACTGGCCGGTCGTGAGGACTTCTATGCCGGCTATGAGGAGACGTCGGGCCGCCGGGTGGACCCGCGGGCGGTCGCCTATTGGGAAACCGCCGCCTACATGCGCTGGGCGGCCATCGCGGTCCTCCAGGGGCGCCGCCACACCTCGGGGGAGGAGCGATCGTTGGAGCTGGCGCTGACCGGGCGGATGCTGCCGGAAATCGAGTTGGATTTGCTGCGGCACATCCACGGGCTGGGACTGACGGCGTCCGCCCCGGCGGCGGTGGGTGCCGCACCCGCCGGCGATGCCGACGAAGAGAGGGTGGCCTGA
- a CDS encoding acyl-CoA dehydrogenase family protein, protein MDLSLPPPIEEFRRRVRAFVEERILPLEADPASYDEHENIAPALLERLRGEVKAAGLWAPQMPKDRGGQGLGIVGMAAAYEEMNRSIFGPVCFNCAAPDDGNMQLLNKVATEAQKERWLQPILDGRVRSAFAMTEPHPGGGSDPSMMKTRAERKGDRWVISGHKWFITGAGEAQHFILIARTSDDKRKGLTAFLFDKDQPGWEIVRRIPIMGPEEHGGHCELRFDGLEVSDENVLMTVGDGLKATQIRLGPARLTHCMRWTGLSKRAMEIAAGYVRERESFGTTLAGHEGVQWMMGDVAMQIEIGRLLIMKAAWQLDRGDFARKEVSMAKVHVADTLHKAVDTAIQLCGARGYSKDTALEWMYRYARQARLVDGASEVHKMVLARFYMDEGDGFWAWG, encoded by the coding sequence ATGGATCTCAGCCTGCCGCCGCCGATCGAGGAGTTCCGCCGCCGCGTGCGCGCCTTCGTGGAGGAGCGCATCCTGCCGCTGGAAGCCGACCCGGCCTCCTACGACGAGCACGAGAACATCGCGCCCGCTCTGCTGGAGCGCCTGCGTGGGGAGGTGAAGGCCGCCGGTCTGTGGGCGCCGCAGATGCCGAAGGATCGCGGCGGGCAGGGGCTGGGCATCGTCGGCATGGCCGCCGCCTACGAGGAGATGAACCGCTCCATCTTCGGACCGGTCTGCTTCAACTGCGCCGCCCCCGACGACGGCAACATGCAGCTTCTCAACAAGGTGGCGACCGAGGCGCAGAAGGAGCGCTGGCTCCAGCCCATCCTCGACGGCAGGGTCCGCTCCGCCTTCGCGATGACCGAGCCGCATCCCGGCGGTGGCTCCGACCCTTCGATGATGAAGACCCGTGCGGAACGGAAGGGCGACCGCTGGGTGATCTCCGGCCACAAATGGTTCATCACCGGCGCGGGCGAGGCGCAGCATTTCATCCTGATCGCCCGCACCTCCGACGACAAGCGCAAGGGGCTGACCGCCTTCCTGTTCGACAAGGACCAGCCGGGCTGGGAGATCGTCCGCCGCATCCCGATCATGGGGCCGGAGGAGCATGGCGGCCATTGCGAGCTGCGCTTCGACGGGCTGGAAGTCTCCGACGAGAACGTCTTGATGACCGTCGGCGACGGGCTGAAGGCCACCCAGATCCGCCTCGGCCCGGCGCGGCTGACCCATTGCATGCGCTGGACCGGCCTGTCGAAGCGGGCCATGGAGATCGCCGCCGGCTATGTGCGCGAGCGCGAGAGCTTCGGCACCACGCTGGCCGGGCACGAGGGCGTGCAGTGGATGATGGGCGACGTCGCCATGCAGATCGAGATCGGGCGCCTGCTGATCATGAAGGCGGCGTGGCAGCTCGACCGCGGCGACTTCGCCCGCAAGGAGGTGTCGATGGCCAAGGTCCATGTCGCCGACACGCTGCACAAGGCGGTGGACACGGCCATCCAGCTCTGCGGGGCCAGGGGCTATTCGAAGGACACGGCGCTGGAGTGGATGTACCGCTACGCCCGGCAGGCCCGGCTGGTGGACGGGGCGTCGGAGGTCCACAAGATGGTCCTGGCGCGATTCTACATGGACGAGGGTGACGGCTTCTGGGCCTGGGGGTGA
- a CDS encoding glucose 1-dehydrogenase yields MILTLTNRTALVTGASSGLGRHFAGVLAAAGARVALAARRRESLDAAVAEIGAAGGQAIAVPLDVTDAASVRDGVQMAASALGGLDILVNNAGTTVSKAALDHTEEEWDRVIDTNLKGAFLTAQAAARVMREQGRGGSIVNIASILGLRVAGHVAAYAASKAALAQLTQALALEWARHGIRVNALAPGYMETDLNRDFLATDAGQSLIRRVPQRRLGRLTDLDGPLLLLCSDASAYMTGAVVPVDGGHLVSTL; encoded by the coding sequence ATGATCCTCACCCTCACCAACCGCACCGCCCTGGTCACCGGGGCCTCCTCCGGGCTGGGCCGCCACTTCGCGGGCGTGCTCGCGGCGGCGGGCGCGCGCGTCGCGCTGGCGGCGCGGCGGCGCGAGAGCCTGGACGCCGCCGTCGCGGAGATCGGGGCGGCGGGCGGGCAGGCCATCGCCGTGCCGCTGGACGTCACCGACGCCGCCTCCGTCCGCGATGGCGTCCAGATGGCCGCGAGCGCGCTCGGCGGACTCGACATCCTCGTCAACAACGCCGGCACCACGGTCTCCAAGGCGGCGCTCGACCACACCGAAGAGGAGTGGGACCGGGTGATCGACACCAACCTGAAGGGCGCCTTCCTCACCGCGCAGGCGGCGGCGCGCGTGATGAGGGAGCAGGGACGGGGCGGTTCGATCGTCAACATCGCCTCCATCCTCGGGCTGCGGGTGGCCGGCCATGTCGCGGCCTACGCCGCGTCGAAGGCCGCCCTGGCGCAGCTCACCCAGGCGCTGGCCCTGGAATGGGCACGCCACGGCATCCGCGTCAACGCGCTGGCCCCCGGCTACATGGAGACCGACCTGAACCGCGACTTCCTGGCGACCGACGCCGGGCAGTCCCTGATCCGGCGGGTGCCGCAGCGGCGGCTGGGGCGGCTGACGGACCTCGACGGGCCGCTGCTGCTGCTCTGCTCCGACGCCTCGGCCTACATGACCGGGGCGGTCGTGCCGGTGGACGGCGGGCATCTGGTCAGCACCTTGTAA
- a CDS encoding acyl-CoA synthetase has translation MDATTPSADLSRRTANHVPLTPLDFLRRSAMVYPDKTAVVYGPLRRSWAEVERRARALASAVTGAGVRPGEVVSVLAFNTPAMLEAHFGIPGAGAVLNAINTRLDPPAVAFILEHAESRLFLVDRGLSTVARAALERMAAPPRVVWIDDPAAQDADPLGDLEYEDFLKTGDPEAPWRTPEDEWESIALNYTSGTTGNPKGVLYHHRGAHLNALGNVITFGLRPDSVYLWTLPMFHCNGWTYPWAVTAVGATHVCLRAVDPAAIFRLSAEEKVTHLCGAPVVLTMLIHAPDAVKRGFDHGPVQVATGGAAPPSAVIAGMERMGFRLTHLYGMTECYGPSTGCAWQDSWADLPLEERAVKMARQGVPNVTMSEQTVLDPDTGRAVPADGETLGELALRGNTVMKGYLKNPAATDEALRDGWLHTGDLAVLHPDRYVEIKDRAKDIIISGGENIASLEVEEVLYKHPHVMEAAVVARPDPTWGETPCAFVTLKPGSEGRVTEAEVIGWCRDHLAHFKAPRTVVFGALPKTSTGKIQKFVLREQARGL, from the coding sequence GTGGACGCCACCACTCCGTCCGCAGACCTATCCAGGCGCACGGCCAACCATGTGCCGCTGACGCCGCTGGACTTCCTGCGCCGCTCCGCGATGGTCTATCCGGACAAGACCGCCGTGGTCTACGGCCCCCTGCGGCGGAGCTGGGCGGAGGTCGAGCGCCGCGCCCGCGCGCTGGCTTCCGCGGTGACCGGGGCCGGCGTCCGGCCGGGCGAGGTGGTGTCCGTCCTGGCCTTCAACACCCCGGCGATGCTGGAGGCGCATTTCGGCATCCCCGGCGCCGGGGCGGTGCTGAACGCCATCAACACGCGGCTCGACCCGCCCGCCGTCGCCTTCATCCTGGAGCACGCCGAAAGCCGCCTGTTCCTGGTGGACCGCGGCCTGTCCACGGTGGCCCGCGCCGCGCTGGAGCGCATGGCGGCGCCGCCACGGGTGGTGTGGATCGACGACCCGGCGGCGCAGGACGCCGACCCCTTGGGCGATCTGGAGTATGAGGATTTCCTCAAGACCGGCGATCCCGAGGCGCCCTGGCGCACGCCGGAGGATGAGTGGGAGTCCATCGCGCTCAACTACACCTCCGGCACCACCGGCAACCCCAAGGGCGTTCTCTACCATCACCGCGGCGCCCATCTGAACGCGCTCGGCAACGTCATCACCTTCGGGCTGCGGCCCGACAGCGTCTATCTGTGGACGCTGCCCATGTTCCACTGCAACGGCTGGACCTATCCCTGGGCGGTGACGGCGGTGGGGGCGACCCATGTCTGCCTGCGCGCCGTCGACCCGGCGGCGATCTTCCGGCTGAGCGCCGAGGAGAAGGTCACCCATCTCTGCGGCGCGCCGGTCGTGCTGACCATGCTGATCCACGCGCCGGACGCGGTGAAGCGCGGCTTCGACCACGGCCCGGTGCAGGTGGCGACCGGCGGCGCGGCGCCGCCCAGCGCGGTGATCGCGGGAATGGAACGGATGGGCTTCCGCCTGACCCACCTCTACGGCATGACGGAATGCTACGGCCCCTCCACCGGCTGCGCGTGGCAGGACAGCTGGGCGGATCTGCCGCTTGAGGAACGGGCGGTGAAGATGGCGCGCCAGGGCGTGCCGAACGTCACCATGTCCGAGCAGACCGTGCTCGACCCCGACACCGGCCGCGCCGTGCCCGCCGACGGCGAGACGCTGGGCGAGCTGGCGCTGCGCGGCAACACGGTGATGAAGGGCTATCTGAAGAACCCGGCGGCGACCGACGAGGCGCTGCGCGACGGCTGGCTGCACACCGGCGATCTCGCCGTGCTGCACCCCGATCGCTACGTCGAGATCAAGGACCGCGCCAAGGACATCATCATCTCCGGCGGCGAGAACATTGCCTCGCTGGAGGTCGAGGAGGTTCTCTACAAGCACCCCCACGTCATGGAGGCCGCCGTCGTCGCCCGTCCCGACCCGACATGGGGCGAGACTCCCTGCGCCTTCGTCACGCTGAAGCCGGGATCGGAAGGGCGGGTGACGGAGGCCGAGGTGATCGGCTGGTGCCGCGACCATCTTGCCCATTTCAAGGCGCCCCGCACGGTGGTGTTCGGGGCCCTGCCGAAGACCTCGACCGGGAAGATCCAGAAGTTCGTGCTGCGCGAGCAGGCGAGGGGGTTGTGA
- a CDS encoding Crp/Fnr family transcriptional regulator — protein sequence MTTVRIAFDKELVLSGHFLLKHLDKPELQRLAASARLAYFRPGAVIFQKGDPGDSMMAVIRGRVKICSHSTDGKELVLNIINKGGLFGEIALLDGEPRTADAVALEETDLLVLDRSKFVPLLNERPAVALQLITVLCKRLRQTSEHLEDTLFLEASSRFARALMRLADVFGKPVPGGLKLDIKLSQQQLGCLVGVSRESINKLLGEWQRNGVIAVESGRITLLDRDALEEIAEANG from the coding sequence ATGACGACGGTGCGGATCGCGTTCGACAAGGAACTGGTGCTGTCCGGGCATTTCCTGCTGAAGCATCTGGATAAGCCGGAGTTGCAACGCCTCGCCGCCAGCGCCCGGCTGGCCTATTTCCGGCCCGGCGCGGTCATCTTCCAGAAGGGCGACCCCGGCGACAGCATGATGGCGGTCATCCGCGGGCGGGTGAAGATCTGCTCCCACTCCACCGACGGCAAGGAGCTGGTGCTGAACATCATCAACAAGGGCGGCCTGTTCGGAGAGATCGCCCTGCTCGACGGGGAGCCGCGGACCGCCGACGCCGTGGCGCTGGAGGAGACCGACCTTCTGGTGCTCGACCGCTCGAAGTTCGTGCCGCTGCTCAACGAGCGTCCGGCGGTGGCGCTCCAGCTCATCACGGTGCTGTGCAAGCGCCTGCGCCAGACCAGCGAGCATCTGGAGGACACGCTGTTCCTGGAGGCGTCGTCGCGCTTCGCCCGCGCGCTGATGCGGCTGGCCGACGTGTTCGGCAAGCCGGTGCCGGGCGGGCTGAAGCTGGACATCAAGCTGTCGCAGCAACAGCTGGGCTGTCTGGTCGGTGTGTCACGGGAGAGCATCAACAAGCTGCTGGGCGAATGGCAGCGCAACGGCGTGATCGCCGTGGAGTCCGGGCGGATCACCCTGCTCGACCGCGACGCGCTGGAGGAGATCGCCGAGGCGAATGGGTGA